The following are encoded together in the Pygocentrus nattereri isolate fPygNat1 chromosome 3, fPygNat1.pri, whole genome shotgun sequence genome:
- the ppp1r3g gene encoding protein phosphatase 1 regulatory subunit 3G has product MYHPVHRTSGERQKHRPSCGVSSSWPWACPPGCLTPTSLTPRSAPLTALTAVMSTWQENGVDTAADDDLSPTELELAQAWDRRRAKSLPAYPEHANTLLRALSHGCRKRVRFADALGLNLASVKHFSAAEEPRVPLHLTGSPLAPALRIAEDGGEVEARVRHCGLALERVAISCGRVHGTIRVAADAGEREKEVGVRYTLDEWQSYVDARAVPVHSLVPDRERFAFTVCAPPPPESGAAVHFALYLRGGGAEFWDNNDGQNYTLRPGHLHSA; this is encoded by the exons ATGTACCATCCTGTACATCGTACATCA GGGGAAAGACAGAAGCACCGGCCCAGTTGTGGGGTGTCCTCCTCTTGGCCGTGGGCGTGTCCACCCGGGTGTCTAACCCCCACGAGCCTAACTCCACGCTCAGCTCCACTCACTGCACTCACGGCCGTGATGTCCACCTGGCAGGAGAACGGCGTGGACACCGCAGCGGACGACGACCTCTCTCCCACAGAGCTCGAGCTCGCGCAGGCGTGGGACCGGCGGCGCGCCAAGTCCCTGCCGGCGTACCCGGAGCACGCGAACACGCTCCTCCGCGCGCTCTCGCACGGCTGCAGGAAGCGCGTGCGGTTCGCGGACGCGCTCGGCCTTAACTTGGCCAGCGTGAAGCACTTCAGCGCCGCGGAGGAGCCGCGCGTGCCTCTGCATCTCACGGGCTCGCCGCTCGCGCCCGCCTTGAGGATCGCGGAGGACGGCGGGGAGGTGGAGGCGCGCGTGCGGCACTGCGGCCTTGCGCTAGAGAGGGTCGCCATCAGCTGTGGGCGCGTGCACGGGACCATACGGGTCGCTGCGGACGCGGGGGAGCGCGAGAAAGAAGTAGGCGTGAGGTACACGCTGGACGAGTGGCAGTCGTACGTGGACGCGCGCGCCGTGCCCGTGCACTCGCTGGTGCCCGACAGAGAGAGGTTCGCCTTCACTGTGTGCGCGCCCCCGCCTCCCGAGTCCGGCGCCGCCGTGCACTTCGCTCTGTACCTGAGGGGCGGAGGGGCGGAGTTCTGGGACAACAACGACGGACAGAACTACACGCTGCGGCCGGGCCACCTCCACAGCGCGTGA
- the LOC108431496 gene encoding cytochrome b5 translates to MQPNSTATREPEGNQMEEKGSDEKTVKYYRLSEVEEHNSFKSTWIIVNYKVYDVTKFLEEHPGGEEVLREQAGGDATESFEDVGHSTDAREMASTLLIGELHPDDRHKINKIPESLVTTVHETTSWWSNWLIPALAAAIVMLMYRIYRAEEA, encoded by the exons ATGCAGCCCAACTCCACAGCGACACGCGAACCAGAAGGAAACCAAATGGAGGAAAAGGGATCGGACGAGAAAACTGTGAAATATTACCGCTTGTCCGAAGTGGAGGAGCACAACTCCTTCAAAAGTACATGGATCATCGTCAACTACAAAGTGTACGATGTCACCAAGTTCCTAGAGGAG CACCCAGGTGGAGAGGAGGTGCTGCGGGAACAGGCAGGAGGAGACGCCACAGAGAGCTTTGAGGATGTGGGACACTCAACAGATGCGAGAGAGATGGCCAGCACCTTGCTTATAGGAGAGCTGCATCCA GATGACCGACATAAGATTAACAAAATACCG GAGTCACTTGTAACAACAGTTCATGAAACCACAAG CTGGTGGTCCAACTGGTTGATACCTGCCCTCGCTGCAGCCATCGTGATGTTGATGTACCGTATATATAGAGCAGAGGAGGCATGA